The DNA window TTCAGATATTCTCCTGAAGGGGCTTCCTTTGTGACCTGTTCTGGTTTGACCCAGTATGCATCCCCGCCACCATATCCATCCTTCCAGAGAGAAGAAAAAGATACTGCAAATATTGCTGCCTCTTTTAAAGTGATATCAGTTGCCTTGACGCCTTCCTTTACGATAACGTGAGGCGCGCCGTACGCATCTGCATGGAAATAAATATCGCTGTCTTCCATGTACTTTTTTACAATGACTTCGTTAGAAGAAGAATCCCTCCCCCCAAGAACGATGTTTCCCTCACTTGACGTAAACCACCTGAATCTCTCATACCATTCCCTTGCTTTCTTTTCAATTGCCTTAGGCACTTCAACTTCAAATTCTTCCTCTTCTTCTTTTAGCGTTAATAGTTTGGCCTCGGTATTATCCATGGCTATTTTAGCACCATCGATCTTTCTCTTCATCTTTTTCGATTTTTCATAAAATAGATTTGCATTTTCGTTGACATCTTTTTTAAGCTCTATAGGAAGCGGTGTATCGAAGTTGAATGTGATTATACCAGTCTTAAAGTCAACATCAGAAATTAATTTATTTTCAGAAAGCTTTTTCTTAATCTCCTCAAGAGAATAATTCTTTTTGGCTTGTTCTATGACCTTTATCGATTCTTCAATTATGGGGTACTTTTCGTATGTCAAATCCCCCAGTATTTTGTAAAGCTCTCTTTCTTCTATGTATGAGTTATAAAGGTCTCTTTGAGATTTCAGCATTCTTTCAAATTTCTGGATCTTTTTCTGGTGAGTGGATAACTCTTCCCTCATAATCTCTTCAGATTCGCCCTTTCCGTAAACTTCATCCAGCGCCTTTGAGAAAGATTCGTATCTGACCTTTTCATATTCGGGGCCGTTGTACGATGTTAAATCATAAGGAAGTATATCGACTACCTGATCATTTTTCTTTATAATCATCGGGTCTTTTTTTAATTGCTCTAATTGGAGCAGGGCTTCTTTTATTCTAACAGCTTCTTCATTTGAGATGCCAATTTTTGATTTATCCACCCCGGCCAATAGGCAGGTTTCTTCGGCGTAGAGACCGCCGATGTTAAGCTGTGTTGCAAGCCCCTTTACTATCTCATATTCTTTAGAGAGTTCGATTATTTCATCAATGCTTAGATCAAATCCCTTTTTCTTTTCTGGAAATACGTAAATCGATTTTGGGGCAAGAGTCCTATCCTTCATATATTCTCTTGACAATATCCCGACAATCATGTTATCTTGATCTGCTAGTAATATATTACCGTCCCTAAACATCTCGACGATTAAAACAAATTTTACAACTGGATTGTTTTCCTCATAAAATCCAAAGGAAAACATTAGAATCCTATCAAAATCATACTGCTCTATTTTAAATAGCCACATCGCTTTCAGGTGCTTTCTCAAAAGCATTGCAAACCATGTTGGATTTTTTGGTGCCGGCTTGGGATAAGATGTGACAAAAACTGCAAGTGGTGGCTTAATAACTAAATCTTCTCTGCCCCGACCAAAAAATTTGATCCTTATCTCGTTTCCGAGCTGATATATTTTATCAACTCGCATCCGCTCAAGGTCAGCAAGTTCTTTTGAAATCTCTTTCAGGT is part of the Methanofastidiosum sp. genome and encodes:
- the rqcH gene encoding ribosome rescue protein RqcH, which gives rise to MFSTFDLKEISKELADLERMRVDKIYQLGNEIRIKFFGRGREDLVIKPPLAVFVTSYPKPAPKNPTWFAMLLRKHLKAMWLFKIEQYDFDRILMFSFGFYEENNPVVKFVLIVEMFRDGNILLADQDNMIVGILSREYMKDRTLAPKSIYVFPEKKKGFDLSIDEIIELSKEYEIVKGLATQLNIGGLYAEETCLLAGVDKSKIGISNEEAVRIKEALLQLEQLKKDPMIIKKNDQVVDILPYDLTSYNGPEYEKVRYESFSKALDEVYGKGESEEIMREELSTHQKKIQKFERMLKSQRDLYNSYIEERELYKILGDLTYEKYPIIEESIKVIEQAKKNYSLEEIKKKLSENKLISDVDFKTGIITFNFDTPLPIELKKDVNENANLFYEKSKKMKRKIDGAKIAMDNTEAKLLTLKEEEEEFEVEVPKAIEKKAREWYERFRWFTSSEGNIVLGGRDSSSNEVIVKKYMEDSDIYFHADAYGAPHVIVKEGVKATDITLKEAAIFAVSFSSLWKDGYGGGDAYWVKPEQVTKEAPSGEYLKKGAFAIKGKRNYIKSVSIKLTIGITSEGKIMCGPDVPIEKHTVKNVKIMPGKHKKESFAKRIAKILETDDIDGIVQALPPGGCDVRGK